One Methylocapsa sp. D3K7 DNA window includes the following coding sequences:
- a CDS encoding phospholipase, which translates to MIVRGRKFVASILGGGFLAGGLLFLAIAGVPSAALAAAGRVVIVSGGTPRSAILIQHRRLKQGRRPVIIILRGGRPKGLRLRRTFGFEDLARSSGAVLAYPEPLLGRWAEAPGPDANRDLTFIHDLIAKFVAEGIAAPGKVFLVGTTTGGMLALRLACEQKNSFSGLAILAASLPADLQETCKLPRPLPLLMIAGTQDPVVPFHGGPANLPHAKVELASIDTTLALFGKAAGCSGGITTTVFPDRDTRDGTRAYLDKLNNCKAPVELVRIEGGGHSLPGLSNESIPGAGQGLGNGDVNSAKLVWDFFRPLGG; encoded by the coding sequence AAATTTGTCGCGTCTATCCTGGGCGGCGGTTTTCTTGCCGGAGGCCTGCTCTTTCTGGCGATCGCCGGAGTGCCATCGGCCGCTTTGGCGGCGGCGGGCCGTGTCGTGATTGTGTCAGGGGGGACGCCGCGCAGCGCGATCCTCATCCAGCACCGGCGCCTCAAACAGGGCCGGCGGCCGGTCATTATCATCTTGCGCGGCGGCAGACCGAAGGGCCTCCGTCTCCGGCGGACGTTCGGCTTCGAAGACTTGGCCCGTTCATCGGGTGCGGTCCTTGCCTATCCCGAACCTCTCCTGGGCCGCTGGGCCGAAGCGCCTGGCCCGGATGCGAACAGGGACTTAACTTTTATCCATGATCTGATCGCCAAATTCGTCGCCGAGGGAATTGCCGCTCCGGGCAAGGTGTTTCTCGTTGGCACAACGACGGGCGGAATGCTCGCCTTGCGCCTGGCCTGCGAGCAAAAAAACAGTTTTTCGGGACTGGCTATTTTGGCCGCGAGCCTGCCCGCCGATCTTCAGGAGACCTGCAAGCTCCCGCGTCCACTGCCACTTTTGATGATCGCCGGCACGCAAGATCCGGTGGTTCCCTTTCATGGCGGCCCCGCCAATCTGCCACACGCCAAGGTGGAGCTCGCCTCAATCGACACAACCCTCGCCCTGTTTGGCAAAGCCGCGGGCTGCTCGGGAGGCATCACCACCACGGTCTTTCCCGACAGGGACACCCGCGACGGCACCCGCGCCTATCTTGACAAGCTGAACAATTGCAAGGCACCCGTCGAATTGGTCCGGATCGAAGGCGGCGGCCATTCCCTGCCAGGCCTTTCGAACGAATCAATTCCAGGTGCTGGGCAAGGGCTCGGCAACGGCGATGTCAACAGCGCGAAGCTGGTCTGGGATTTCTTCCGCCCGCTCGGCGGCTAA
- the phaZ gene encoding polyhydroxyalkanoate depolymerase: MIYQAYSRHANILELLRPLAAASGRTLRLPWPLFQPDWSIRKFAGVLETFAEVAITHTRLPFRIDSVTVENCVCPVIEEAVFSTPFATLLHFRKETAAIQPKVLLAAPMSGHFATLLRATVKTMLADHDVYITDWHNVRDVPPAEGCFGLSDYTSHVIKFLQVLGPGSHVVAVCQPCVPVLAAAALMAEDRDEAQPRSMTLMAGPIDTRISPTKVNELAVKRPITWFEQNLISDVPRPYMGVGRPVYPGFMQLAAFLSMNLERHMRSFDDMAEARAANDLTKLQVIQEFYEEYFAVMDLPAEFYLETVQAVFQDHLLPRGKLEVHGRRIDPRAIKRTALLTLEGERDDICGLGQTLAAQDLCSGLRQHLKEHRVQTGVGHYGVFSGRRWNAEVYPAVRDMIQMTN, translated from the coding sequence TTGATTTATCAAGCTTATAGTCGGCACGCGAACATTCTTGAGCTGCTGCGGCCGCTGGCCGCCGCTTCGGGACGGACGTTGCGCCTGCCATGGCCTTTGTTTCAGCCGGATTGGTCGATCCGCAAATTCGCTGGTGTCCTAGAAACCTTCGCCGAAGTCGCGATAACCCATACGCGGCTTCCCTTCCGGATCGACTCTGTCACTGTCGAGAATTGCGTTTGCCCGGTGATAGAGGAGGCTGTCTTTTCTACGCCGTTTGCCACGCTGCTTCATTTCCGGAAAGAAACTGCTGCTATCCAGCCAAAGGTATTATTGGCCGCTCCCATGTCGGGGCATTTCGCGACCTTGCTGCGCGCGACCGTCAAAACGATGCTTGCCGACCATGATGTCTACATTACCGACTGGCATAATGTCCGCGACGTGCCGCCAGCGGAGGGCTGCTTCGGGTTAAGCGATTACACCAGCCATGTGATCAAATTCCTGCAAGTGTTAGGGCCTGGGTCGCATGTCGTTGCGGTTTGCCAGCCCTGCGTTCCTGTCCTCGCCGCCGCCGCGCTGATGGCGGAAGATCGCGACGAGGCGCAGCCGCGCAGCATGACTTTGATGGCGGGTCCAATCGATACGCGAATCAGTCCCACGAAGGTCAATGAACTCGCCGTCAAACGGCCGATCACGTGGTTCGAGCAGAATTTGATTTCCGACGTCCCCCGTCCCTATATGGGCGTCGGGCGTCCCGTTTATCCGGGATTCATGCAGCTCGCAGCCTTCTTGAGCATGAATTTGGAGCGTCATATGCGTTCCTTTGACGATATGGCGGAGGCCCGTGCCGCCAATGATTTAACCAAGCTTCAGGTCATACAAGAATTTTACGAGGAATATTTCGCTGTCATGGATTTGCCAGCTGAATTCTATCTCGAAACGGTGCAAGCGGTTTTTCAAGACCATCTTTTGCCGCGCGGGAAGCTCGAGGTGCATGGCCGCCGCATTGATCCGCGTGCCATCAAGCGCACCGCCCTCCTGACGCTGGAAGGGGAGCGGGACGATATTTGCGGCCTTGGTCAAACGCTTGCCGCGCAAGACCTTTGCTCGGGGCTGCGCCAGCATTTGAAGGAACACCGCGTGCAGACCGGTGTCGGCCATTATGGTGTCTTCAGCGGCCGCCGCTGGAACGCGGAAGTCTATCCCGCCGTGCGGGATATGATTCAAATGACGAATTGA
- a CDS encoding glutathione S-transferase family protein — MASATLTISSKNYSSWSLRGWLLTKFSGLPFTEDVISPDDPSMRDELLMLSSSFLVPCLVHDGVRVWDTLAIGEYLNEIKPEAHLLPADIEKRTRCRSICGEMHSGFGSMRSALPMNLQGDFPGFKVWKRAQADIDRITTIWRECLGLYGGPFLLGGRSMADAMYAPVVTRFLTYHIELDAACEAYCKQIIAMPEMVEWLEAAKQEPRQLDELEVEF; from the coding sequence TTGGCCAGCGCCACACTCACGATCAGCAGCAAGAATTATTCCTCATGGTCGCTCCGCGGCTGGTTGCTGACCAAATTTTCCGGCCTTCCCTTTACTGAGGACGTCATCTCACCGGATGACCCCTCGATGCGCGACGAGCTTCTGATGCTGTCCTCCTCTTTCCTGGTGCCGTGCCTCGTCCATGATGGTGTCAGGGTGTGGGATACGCTGGCGATCGGGGAATATCTTAACGAGATCAAGCCCGAGGCGCATTTGCTGCCCGCCGATATCGAGAAGCGGACGCGCTGCCGCTCCATTTGCGGCGAAATGCATTCGGGTTTTGGTTCGATGCGCTCGGCCTTGCCGATGAATTTGCAAGGTGATTTCCCGGGATTCAAAGTATGGAAGCGGGCGCAAGCCGACATTGATCGCATCACAACGATTTGGCGGGAGTGTCTGGGCCTTTACGGAGGCCCCTTTCTGTTAGGCGGCCGCTCGATGGCCGATGCGATGTACGCCCCAGTAGTCACTCGCTTCTTGACCTACCACATCGAATTGGACGCGGCCTGCGAGGCCTACTGCAAGCAGATCATCGCCATGCCCGAGATGGTGGAGTGGCTTGAGGCCGCCAAACAAGAGCCACGTCAACTGGACGAACTCGAGGTTGAATTTTGA